One part of the Dioscorea cayenensis subsp. rotundata cultivar TDr96_F1 chromosome 2, TDr96_F1_v2_PseudoChromosome.rev07_lg8_w22 25.fasta, whole genome shotgun sequence genome encodes these proteins:
- the LOC120272143 gene encoding uncharacterized protein At4g02000-like produces the protein MQHLLLDGPWSVNGIILQQSPWKPFFEPTFAKLSIAAIWLQLHNLPVEFWDGETLETIANQFGTLLKVDDFTTSFSRSKYARICVEIDLSKPLSRGFWISDDLHRVFVVVQYERLPMFYYSCRMIGHGSNSCLQSMKSGAAKTNLPQPTWRVGSGSSPVSND, from the coding sequence ATGCAGCATCTCCTGCTTGACGGACCCTGGTCCGTCAACGGCATCATTCTCCAGCAATCTCCGTGGAAACCCTTCTTCGAACCCACCTTCGCCAAGCTCAGCATTGCAGCTATATGGTTGCAACTCCATAATCTTCCCGTGGAGTTCTGGGATGGCGAAACTTTGGAGACCATTGCTAACCAGTTTGGAACTTTGCTCAAGGTTGATGATTTTACAACTTCTTTTAGTAGGTCCAAATATGCCCGAATCTGTGTCGAGATCGATCTATCCAAACCGCTTAGTCGTGGCTTCTGGATCAGTGACGATCTACACAGGGTGTTTGTTGTTGTACAGTATGAACGTTTGCCGATGTTCTACTATTCATGTAGAATGATCGGTCACGGTAGCAATTCCTGCCTACAATCTATGAAGTCTGGTGCTGCTAAAACCAACTTGCCCCAGCCAACGTGGCGGGTTGGGTCTGGTTCTAGCCCAGTATCGAATGATTAG
- the LOC120272133 gene encoding probable disease resistance protein At1g61310, with translation MRRELEFLRSQKNDINVQLKNVPYGKKPKEVVENWLKNMEDIEKEVHSLGSVDAHHMCFKGFCPNYYTRLKRSKKIAEILETIRDLKESGKLFAQRENIFIDSPPETSSGFPVTTLHGTSAERKKEEILQWIKNPVVGKIGVYGMGGVGKTTIMTQIYNELNKDKFFDILIW, from the coding sequence ATGCGGAGAGAGTTGGAATTTTTGAGAAGCcaaaaaaatgacattaatgTCCAACTGAAAAATGTGCCGTACGGAAAGAAACCGAAAGAAGTGGTAGAAAATTGGTTGAAGAACATGGAGGACATAGAAAAGGAGGTGCACAGCTTAGGTTCTGTTGATGCACATCATATGTGTTTCAAAGGATTTTGCCCAAATTACTATACCCGTTTGAAGAGAAGCAAGAAGATAGCGGAGATACTCGAGACTATTAGAGATCTTAAAGAAAGTGGAAAGTTGTTTGCTCAaagagaaaatatatttattgattcACCACCCGAAACTTCCTCTGGCTTTCCTGTAACAACCTTACATGGTACTTCagctgaaagaaaaaaagaagagattttGCAATGGATCAAAAATCCTGTTGTTGGTAAAATTGGTGTGTATGGTATGGGTGGCGTTGGCAAGACAACAATCATGACACAGATTTACAAtgagttaaacaaagacaaatttTTTGATATCCTTATTTGGTGA
- the LOC120272126 gene encoding disease resistance protein RPS2-like, translating to MNRAQVLHEAFGRRKNFIIILDDIWERVSLQNVGIPEPDGSNVSKVVWTTSSMNVFNSMESEKEIKVGAEDVIMSTEIQPIAKQVAKECGRLPDKFPLLISRNYNWLSNDKIRAYFLYCALYPEDHQILVDVLIEYWMAEGLINEEGSIQTEKDKGHAYLKELKDACMIESIRDDDKYVRMHDLIRDLAINITREPPLFMVKVGLRLEESPKEEEWVESLQRVSLMRNDIKAFSGQPNCPQLSTLLLHHNGTKYSEITFSDTFFKHMHNLKVLDLSNTGIKSLPNLISVLVNLQALILTKC from the exons ATGAATAGAGCACAGGTATTACATGAAGCTTTTGGAAGGAGGAAGAACTTTATCATCATCTTAGATGATATTTGGGAAAGAGTTTCTCTGCAAAATGTGGGTATTCCTGAGCCTGATGGAAGTAATGTGTCCAAAGTTGTGTGGACCACCAGTTCCATGAACGTTTTTAATAGCATGGAGAgtgaaaaagaaattaaagttGGTGCTGAAGATGTTATTATGTCCACTGAAATTCAGCCAATTGCAAAGCAGGTAGCAAAGGAATGTGGAAGGCTGCCTGACAaattccccttgcttatatcccgcaa TTACAACTGGTTGAGCAATGACAAAATTCGTGCATATTTCTTGTATTGTGCTCTATATCCAGAGGACCATCAAATATTAGTTGATGTGCTGATTGAATACTGGATGGCTGAGGGCTTGATCAATGAAGAGGGGAGTATACAGACTGAGAAAGACAAAGGGCATGCTTATCTCAAGGAACTCAAAGATGCATGCATGATAGAGAGCATCAGGGATGATGATAAGTATGTGAGGATGCATGACTTGATCCGGGATCTTGCAATTAACATCACAAGAGAGCCACCTCTCTTCATGGTAAAAGTTGGATTACGGTTGGAGGAGTCACCTAAGGAGGAAGAATGGGTTGAAAGTCTACAAAGAGTCTCATTGATGAGAAATGATATCAAAGCATTTAGCGGCCAACCAAATTGTCCCCAACTATCTACTTTGCTGCTACACCATAATGGCACAAAGTACTCTGAGATTACTTTCTCTGACACATTCTTCAAGCATATGCACAACCTTAAAGTCCTTGACCTCTCAAATACTGGAATAAAATCACTTCCGAATTTGATTTCTGTCTTGGTGAACCTTCAAGCGCTGATCTTGACAAAGTGCTAG